The following are from one region of the Microcoleus sp. FACHB-831 genome:
- a CDS encoding pentapeptide repeat-containing protein produces the protein MKLTTLLTAAISMPIMLAAPAGAESSAHVRRLLETKECVGCDLSGAKLRGADLREANLQRANLRGADLRGAKLGGANLYVADLECARLNKAELGGAVLRFANLRNAKLESADLNGANLRFADLRGANLEKANLSDADLMMAELDFAKFKGAIVQGAMGLSH, from the coding sequence ATGAAACTCACAACGCTACTAACAGCCGCCATCTCAATGCCTATAATGCTAGCCGCGCCAGCTGGAGCCGAAAGTTCGGCACACGTCCGACGGTTGTTAGAAACTAAAGAATGTGTTGGCTGCGACCTCAGCGGTGCAAAGTTGAGGGGCGCGGATCTCAGGGAAGCTAACCTACAACGGGCTAACTTGAGAGGAGCTGACTTGAGGGGGGCAAAACTGGGTGGGGCTAACTTATATGTAGCTGACTTAGAGTGTGCCCGACTGAACAAAGCAGAATTGGGAGGCGCAGTGCTAAGATTTGCCAACTTGAGGAATGCAAAACTCGAAAGTGCAGACTTAAACGGTGCAAATCTAAGGTTTGCTGACTTAAGAGGTGCAAACCTGGAAAAAGCGAACTTGAGTGATGCGGATCTAATGATGGCTGAGCTAGATTTTGCAAAGTTCAAGGGCGCTATTGTGCAAGGTGCGATGGGATTGAGCCACTAA